In Salisediminibacterium beveridgei, one DNA window encodes the following:
- the dnaX gene encoding DNA polymerase III subunit gamma/tau, whose amino-acid sequence MAYQALYRVWRPQFLGDVVGQEHITRTLRNALLQNKLSHAYLFSGPRGTGKTSAAKIIAKAVNCEQAPVDEPCNECVTCKGIQDGSIVDVIEIDAASNNGVDEIREIRDRVKFAPSGASYKVYIIDEVHMLTTGAFNALLKTLEEPPGHVIFILATTEPHKIPLTIISRCQRFDFKRITAHSMISRMEEILNDGEVGVDPDALSMIARASEGGMRDALSLLDQAISYAEDRVTVDDVLSIIGAASQEMMYDNVEAMLDGDVAAGLRTIDRLMTDGKDPGRFIEDLIFLTRDFLMAKAAPDLDESKDRTLGDKRFESLMDRVEQTWLFALMEKLNHFQQQMKWASHPAVFLELFIVQACQLKTTAAATANISEETKQEINALKHKVADLETRLQAAPQPVTNGSVATTPPEQAVGHAPARKPPQKATSGQSRANMQRVKGILNDATKAHLKALHQSWAQITDTVKQQNVAASAWLNDCKPVVSSQSQYVLAFKNEMHRNMVDDKFRDLIEGVISQLMGTQLTMFTLLEDDWEKVKAEFLRDQKKTPSAEKPDQEEPSGEQTEKEDTSPSDLAKEQSDVSPQEDHDDGDPVVDEAMKMFGPELVRVEE is encoded by the coding sequence ATGGCCTATCAGGCATTATACCGTGTATGGCGGCCGCAATTTCTCGGTGACGTTGTAGGTCAGGAACATATTACCCGCACATTGCGTAACGCTCTGTTGCAGAATAAACTCTCTCACGCGTACCTGTTCAGCGGACCGCGTGGAACCGGGAAAACCAGTGCAGCAAAAATCATAGCCAAAGCGGTAAACTGTGAGCAAGCCCCGGTGGATGAACCGTGTAATGAATGTGTGACTTGTAAAGGCATTCAGGACGGCAGTATTGTGGATGTGATCGAAATTGATGCTGCAAGTAACAACGGTGTGGATGAAATCCGTGAAATCCGTGATCGGGTAAAATTTGCGCCAAGTGGCGCCAGTTATAAAGTGTACATCATCGATGAGGTGCATATGCTCACCACGGGTGCGTTCAATGCCCTTTTGAAGACACTTGAAGAGCCGCCGGGTCATGTAATCTTCATCCTGGCGACAACTGAACCGCATAAGATTCCATTAACCATCATATCACGGTGTCAACGATTTGACTTTAAACGGATTACTGCTCATTCCATGATCAGCCGAATGGAAGAGATCCTGAATGATGGAGAAGTCGGTGTCGATCCTGACGCTTTATCGATGATCGCCAGAGCGTCTGAAGGTGGGATGCGTGACGCACTCAGTTTACTCGATCAGGCGATCTCCTACGCGGAGGATCGTGTGACTGTCGACGATGTGCTCTCGATTATCGGGGCTGCTTCACAGGAAATGATGTACGACAATGTGGAAGCGATGCTCGACGGTGACGTGGCAGCGGGACTACGTACCATTGACCGGCTGATGACGGACGGAAAAGATCCGGGGCGGTTTATTGAAGACCTGATTTTTTTAACCAGGGATTTTCTGATGGCGAAAGCAGCGCCGGATCTGGATGAATCGAAAGACCGGACACTCGGGGACAAGCGATTTGAGTCATTGATGGATCGCGTGGAACAAACGTGGCTGTTTGCGCTGATGGAAAAGCTGAATCATTTTCAGCAGCAAATGAAATGGGCGAGTCATCCAGCCGTGTTTCTCGAACTGTTCATTGTGCAGGCTTGTCAGCTGAAAACGACTGCTGCGGCCACAGCAAATATATCCGAAGAGACAAAACAGGAAATCAACGCGCTTAAGCACAAGGTGGCAGATTTAGAAACAAGGCTTCAGGCAGCACCTCAGCCCGTAACTAACGGAAGTGTGGCAACGACTCCGCCAGAGCAGGCAGTTGGACATGCTCCGGCAAGGAAACCGCCTCAAAAAGCAACCAGTGGGCAAAGCCGGGCAAATATGCAGCGGGTCAAAGGGATTCTTAATGACGCAACGAAGGCTCACCTGAAGGCACTGCACCAAAGCTGGGCTCAGATTACCGACACAGTCAAGCAACAGAATGTTGCTGCCTCGGCCTGGTTGAATGACTGTAAGCCTGTGGTTTCGTCCCAGTCACAATATGTTCTCGCTTTCAAGAATGAAATGCACAGGAATATGGTGGATGATAAATTCCGCGATTTGATTGAAGGTGTTATTTCACAATTAATGGGCACTCAGTTGACCATGTTTACATTGCTTGAAGACGATTGGGAAAAAGTAAAAGCTGAATTTCTCAGAGATCAGAAGAAAACCCCATCTGCTGAGAAGCCGGATCAGGAAGAACCATCAGGAGAACAGACAGAGAAAGAAGACACGAGCCCCAGTGACTTGGCAAAAGAGCAATCTGACGTATCGCCGCAAGAAGATCACGATGATGGGGATCCGGTGGTGGACGAGGCTATGAAAATGTTTGGCCCCGAACTTGTTCGGGTGGAAGAGTAA
- a CDS encoding YycC family protein, giving the protein MRPNQISLETAQMFSEKLNMPLEHVMHTPPHILMAKLQEAEEKKAAENEEE; this is encoded by the coding sequence GTGAGACCGAATCAGATCTCCCTTGAAACGGCACAAATGTTTTCCGAAAAATTAAACATGCCACTTGAGCATGTGATGCATACTCCACCGCATATTCTCATGGCGAAACTTCAAGAAGCTGAAGAGAAAAAAGCTGCTGAAAATGAAGAAGAGTAA
- the tadA gene encoding tRNA adenosine(34) deaminase TadA, protein MSIEVSLMNPDQQLKDEEYMRLALKEADEAEKHGEVPIGALIVKDDIIIAVGRNERETNQRATAHAELIAIEKACGELKSWRLEKCTLYVTLEPCPMCAGAIVQSRVERVVFAAVDPKGGSCGTVVNLLDEPKFNHAPLVTGGVLEAEASTKLSAFFKTLRNKRKQQEKEAGHRETESDLP, encoded by the coding sequence ATGTCTATTGAGGTGAGTCTGATGAACCCCGATCAGCAACTGAAAGATGAGGAGTATATGCGACTTGCGTTAAAGGAAGCGGATGAGGCAGAGAAACATGGCGAAGTTCCGATTGGCGCGTTGATTGTAAAAGATGATATAATTATTGCAGTAGGTCGTAATGAAAGAGAAACAAACCAACGCGCAACCGCTCATGCAGAGCTGATTGCGATTGAGAAGGCCTGCGGGGAATTGAAATCCTGGCGCCTGGAGAAGTGCACGTTATACGTAACCCTCGAACCGTGCCCGATGTGTGCAGGCGCAATCGTTCAATCGAGAGTGGAACGTGTCGTGTTTGCGGCAGTTGATCCTAAGGGTGGTTCCTGCGGGACAGTGGTGAACCTGCTCGATGAACCGAAGTTTAATCATGCTCCGTTGGTAACGGGCGGAGTACTAGAAGCAGAAGCTTCCACTAAACTGTCGGCATTTTTCAAGACTCTCAGAAACAAACGAAAACAACAAGAAAAGGAGGCGGGGCATCGTGAGACCGAATCAGATCTCCCTTGA
- the opp4C gene encoding oligopeptide ABC transporter permease, translated as MATIDETTEKKLEKKAKKQSPWSIARQKFLKNKLAMMSLIFLVVIVILAALSYWIAPFDPSRVDPTNRFTEPGGDHLLGTDGSGRDVWTLLLYGARTSLLIGFTATIGIVIIATIIGSVSGYYGGVVDAVLMRFTDFMMNFPFLVFVIVLASIFRDSGIGALILVLMVLSWTGAARVVRSKTMSEKENEYVMAAISIGGTPFKVIRKHMLPNVMTTIIVQATLLLAVMIVAETALSFLGFGVPQGTPSWGNMMSEASNPNVIRNYWWIWMPPGLAITLTILSINFIGEGIKDAFNPKSLK; from the coding sequence ATGGCCACAATAGATGAAACAACTGAAAAAAAGCTTGAAAAAAAGGCGAAAAAGCAGTCCCCCTGGTCGATTGCAAGGCAAAAGTTTTTGAAAAACAAACTGGCGATGATGAGCCTGATTTTTCTCGTGGTAATCGTGATTCTTGCTGCACTTTCCTATTGGATCGCACCATTTGATCCGAGTCGTGTGGATCCGACCAATCGATTTACCGAACCAGGAGGCGATCATTTACTCGGAACGGACGGTTCAGGTCGTGATGTCTGGACGCTTCTCCTTTATGGAGCAAGGACGTCGTTGCTGATTGGTTTTACAGCAACGATCGGGATTGTCATTATTGCAACGATTATCGGCTCCGTGTCCGGCTATTATGGGGGCGTCGTTGATGCCGTATTGATGCGTTTTACTGATTTTATGATGAATTTTCCGTTCCTCGTATTTGTCATTGTTCTGGCTTCGATTTTCCGTGATTCGGGCATAGGGGCACTGATTCTTGTTCTGATGGTGCTCTCCTGGACAGGTGCTGCCCGTGTTGTGCGGAGTAAGACGATGTCTGAAAAAGAGAATGAATACGTCATGGCCGCGATTTCCATAGGCGGTACGCCGTTCAAGGTGATTCGTAAGCACATGCTGCCAAACGTCATGACAACAATCATCGTTCAGGCAACCTTGCTTTTGGCGGTCATGATTGTGGCAGAGACGGCACTCAGCTTCCTCGGCTTCGGTGTGCCTCAAGGAACGCCTAGTTGGGGGAATATGATGAGTGAGGCAAGTAATCCGAATGTGATCAGAAACTACTGGTGGATCTGGATGCCACCGGGGCTTGCGATTACGTTGACGATATTGTCCATCAATTTTATCGGTGAAGGGATCAAGGATGCTTTCAACCCGAAATCATTGAAATAA